In Chryseobacterium lactis, a single genomic region encodes these proteins:
- a CDS encoding outer membrane beta-barrel protein, whose product MKRLILTGILAVAGLTATANAQIQKGNWMVGGNLAGANFGLNKGGGYDFNIQPKGAYFIEDNIAVGGYVDLGFKGAKDAPTTFTYNVGALGRYYLNPGEQGVNNLLHHGRWFLEGNLGIGGTSISKGGSSSNGLNFGFGPGYSYFITPNIGLEGLIKYDANAGFGSGGYTNKITFGLGFQIYLPTSKGKQIINDVK is encoded by the coding sequence ATGAAAAGACTTATTTTAACGGGGATATTAGCTGTAGCAGGCTTAACAGCAACTGCAAACGCTCAGATTCAAAAAGGTAATTGGATGGTAGGAGGTAACCTGGCAGGTGCTAACTTCGGGTTAAACAAAGGAGGAGGATATGATTTTAACATCCAGCCTAAAGGAGCTTACTTTATCGAAGATAATATTGCAGTTGGGGGATATGTAGATTTAGGCTTCAAAGGAGCTAAAGATGCACCAACTACGTTCACGTACAATGTTGGAGCATTAGGACGTTACTATCTTAACCCGGGAGAGCAGGGAGTAAACAACCTGTTACACCACGGAAGATGGTTCTTAGAAGGTAACTTAGGAATTGGAGGAACATCAATCTCTAAAGGAGGTTCTTCTTCTAACGGACTTAACTTTGGATTCGGTCCTGGTTATTCATATTTCATTACTCCAAACATCGGTTTAGAAGGTTTAATTAAATATGATGCTAACGCAGGATTCGGAAGCGGTGGATATACCAACAAAATCACTTTTGGTTTAGGTTTCCAGATTTATCTTCCAACATCTAAAGGAAAACAAATCATCAACGACGTTAAGTAA
- a CDS encoding TonB-dependent siderophore receptor, producing MKRQLLSLGLLFTAVSLGAQLKNMEADTIRTQTIEDINLHKTGNPNQARPLSTKSNLTVMENPQPIAIVTHEIIEQQQAKQLSDVLQNVNGMYVTSSRGNSQDSFGGRGFILGNDNIFKNGSRINSGVFPEVSGLERVEVLKGANAMLFGNTAAGGVINMITKKPKFNFGGSIGLNGGSWNSYKPTVDIYGPLSKNIAFRVNGAYEYAESFRDVVQSEKYYFNPSFLFNLSEKSQLIVEADYLKNNFTPDFGLGSITEKNQSYRLNDALSRNVFFGTDWQYQNVQQASTNVTFNHQFNERWSLNATASYQNYTKDYFSSERVQWIYETKDPKVDPNRLSWKRPFGKTYNEQNYTSAQVNINGEFNTGKINHKVLIGADADYSQADAYAYNITGPTNLLYLDDPSTWGNVGMPSSTLTTRNRINTRRIGIYAQDFISLTKQLKVIAGLRWSYIENMPTLTTRFTLNDKIEVANSSTSDNAFSPKVGLVYAPNENLSVFATYTNSFAANAGYTSDQFGTVNANQPDKDVQNQLNTLSRQSIKPSTVDQYEIGIKKNFWNNALAVNLTAYQIMYNNYYQTYWFASATNGAPVNSTDTNLKEFAGNMRSRGVELDITGNPTENLSIIGGFSYNNSVYLNTPEKGYIENQRLVRTPATTANASVFYKFTNYVKGLKIGAGIYYIGDRIAGWNDTKSTNTSRNNVSRMFDLKDYTTVSVSVGYEWKKFSIQGKVGNLFDVVNYNVHENYSVNPITPRNYYFTLTYRL from the coding sequence ATGAAAAGACAACTACTTTCTTTAGGTCTTCTATTTACCGCTGTTTCACTAGGTGCACAGCTGAAAAACATGGAGGCTGACACTATCAGAACTCAAACTATCGAAGATATTAATCTTCATAAAACCGGGAATCCAAACCAGGCAAGGCCACTTTCTACAAAGTCAAACCTTACGGTAATGGAAAATCCTCAGCCGATCGCTATTGTTACTCACGAAATTATTGAGCAGCAGCAGGCAAAGCAGTTGAGTGATGTTCTTCAGAATGTAAACGGGATGTATGTAACCTCTTCCAGAGGAAATTCTCAGGATAGTTTTGGTGGGCGTGGATTTATTTTAGGAAATGATAACATTTTCAAAAATGGGTCAAGAATAAATAGTGGAGTTTTTCCTGAAGTAAGTGGTCTTGAAAGAGTGGAAGTTTTAAAAGGAGCCAATGCTATGTTGTTTGGTAATACAGCTGCAGGAGGTGTCATCAATATGATCACGAAAAAACCTAAATTCAATTTTGGAGGAAGTATAGGTTTAAATGGGGGTAGCTGGAATTCTTATAAACCGACAGTGGATATCTATGGTCCTTTATCAAAGAATATTGCGTTCAGAGTAAATGGTGCTTATGAGTATGCTGAAAGTTTCAGAGATGTGGTACAATCTGAAAAATACTATTTTAATCCTTCATTCTTATTTAACTTAAGTGAAAAATCTCAGTTAATTGTAGAGGCCGATTATCTTAAAAATAATTTCACACCTGATTTTGGTCTTGGATCCATTACTGAAAAAAACCAAAGCTATAGATTGAATGATGCTCTTTCCAGAAATGTTTTCTTTGGAACTGACTGGCAATATCAAAATGTACAACAAGCTTCTACGAATGTAACCTTTAATCACCAGTTTAACGAAAGATGGTCTTTAAATGCTACCGCTTCTTACCAAAACTATACGAAAGATTATTTTTCTTCTGAAAGAGTACAGTGGATATATGAAACTAAAGATCCAAAGGTAGATCCTAACCGATTATCCTGGAAACGACCATTTGGTAAAACTTACAACGAACAAAATTACACTTCTGCACAAGTAAACATCAATGGTGAGTTCAATACCGGAAAAATCAACCATAAAGTTTTAATTGGTGCAGATGCAGATTATAGCCAGGCAGATGCATATGCTTATAATATCACGGGTCCAACAAATCTTTTATACCTGGACGACCCTTCAACATGGGGAAATGTGGGGATGCCAAGTTCTACTCTTACTACAAGAAATAGAATCAATACAAGAAGAATCGGGATCTATGCACAAGATTTTATCAGCTTAACAAAGCAACTAAAAGTAATTGCAGGATTGAGATGGTCTTATATAGAAAATATGCCTACGCTGACAACTCGTTTTACATTAAATGATAAAATTGAAGTTGCAAATTCTTCAACGTCTGACAATGCATTTTCTCCAAAAGTAGGTTTGGTTTATGCACCGAATGAAAACCTTTCGGTATTTGCAACTTATACTAATTCGTTTGCCGCAAATGCAGGATATACTTCGGATCAATTTGGTACAGTAAATGCCAATCAACCCGATAAAGATGTTCAAAATCAGCTAAATACTTTATCAAGACAAAGCATAAAACCTTCAACAGTTGATCAGTACGAAATTGGTATTAAAAAGAATTTCTGGAACAATGCCTTAGCTGTTAACTTAACGGCTTACCAGATTATGTACAATAATTATTATCAAACATATTGGTTCGCTTCTGCTACAAACGGTGCACCGGTAAATTCGACAGATACCAATCTTAAAGAATTTGCAGGAAATATGAGAAGCCGTGGTGTAGAATTAGATATTACAGGAAATCCTACAGAAAACTTATCCATAATTGGAGGTTTTTCTTATAACAATTCCGTTTACCTTAATACTCCGGAAAAGGGATATATTGAAAACCAAAGACTGGTAAGAACACCAGCTACAACAGCGAATGCTTCAGTTTTCTATAAATTCACAAACTATGTAAAAGGTTTGAAAATTGGTGCTGGAATTTATTACATAGGAGATAGAATCGCCGGTTGGAATGATACAAAATCTACAAACACAAGTAGAAACAACGTGAGTAGAATGTTTGACCTAAAAGACTATACTACTGTTTCTGTGTCAGTTGGCTACGAATGGAAAAAATTCTCTATCCAGGGCAAAGTGGGTAACTTATTTGATGTGGTTAATTACAACGTTCACGAAAACTATTCCGTGAACCCGATTACTCCGAGAAACTATTATTTTACACTGACCTACAGACTGTAA